A stretch of Terriglobia bacterium DNA encodes these proteins:
- a CDS encoding amino acid ABC transporter substrate-binding protein, whose product MRGTLACFSQNIRRASILALALGGIVTLCTGSSRAVVADDTIKIGVVLPTTGSESKPGQYQKEGIELAIKQINDAGGIMVKSKGKKLKVEEVFYDDGTDSKKSASLTERAMSSDGVVAVLGGYSTALGTAESVMADRYKTPWITTGAGATAIFGKGYQYAFGSLSPVALIGTTSAEFLGSLMDQGKLKKGLKVAMVVENTDHGTDYVQGFTDWSNKHAGYFQIVLNEKFELGATDFSGILQKVKNSHADIFLSDAHLPDYITMHRQYLQNGLHHQMVSYGARGPEANARQALGAGTDYIFAGIWWSNKLPYPQAKKFATDYKAFTGHDVDSWYAAPAYDGMRILAQAITAAGSLDKTAIRDALKKAQLKDSVLPGQVLKFGANGQSEYPFVITQNKPGNKVDIVFPKDAATGEPVAPSPSK is encoded by the coding sequence ATGAGGGGAACCTTAGCTTGCTTTAGCCAGAACATCCGCCGCGCTTCAATACTGGCGTTGGCTTTGGGTGGGATCGTAACGCTTTGCACCGGCTCCAGCCGCGCCGTCGTCGCCGACGACACTATCAAAATCGGCGTGGTCCTGCCCACCACCGGAAGCGAGAGCAAGCCTGGCCAATATCAGAAGGAAGGTATTGAGCTCGCCATTAAGCAGATCAATGACGCTGGCGGGATCATGGTCAAGAGCAAAGGGAAAAAGCTCAAAGTAGAAGAAGTCTTTTACGATGATGGCACCGACTCCAAGAAGTCCGCTTCGCTGACTGAGCGGGCCATGAGCTCAGATGGGGTTGTCGCCGTTCTGGGCGGCTACTCGACAGCACTGGGCACCGCCGAATCCGTGATGGCAGACCGTTACAAGACCCCGTGGATCACCACTGGAGCGGGCGCGACCGCCATTTTCGGTAAAGGCTATCAATACGCGTTCGGAAGCCTCAGCCCGGTAGCGCTGATTGGGACCACGTCGGCTGAATTTCTGGGGTCTCTGATGGACCAGGGCAAGCTCAAAAAGGGTTTGAAGGTGGCCATGGTGGTGGAAAACACAGACCACGGCACCGATTACGTTCAGGGCTTCACCGACTGGTCAAATAAGCATGCGGGCTATTTCCAGATCGTGCTGAATGAAAAGTTTGAACTGGGCGCCACCGATTTTTCTGGCATATTGCAGAAAGTAAAGAACAGCCATGCGGATATCTTTCTCTCCGACGCACATTTGCCGGACTACATCACCATGCATCGCCAATACCTGCAGAATGGCCTGCACCATCAAATGGTTAGCTATGGAGCGCGCGGACCTGAAGCGAACGCCCGCCAGGCGCTGGGCGCTGGCACCGACTACATCTTTGCCGGTATCTGGTGGTCGAACAAGCTGCCTTATCCCCAGGCCAAGAAATTTGCCACAGACTACAAAGCTTTCACCGGTCATGACGTTGATTCCTGGTACGCCGCTCCGGCGTATGACGGTATGCGCATACTGGCCCAGGCAATCACGGCCGCCGGTTCGCTGGATAAGACTGCCATCCGCGATGCTCTCAAAAAAGCGCAGCTGAAGGATTCCGTGCTCCCAGGCCAGGTCTTGAAGTTTGGCGCCAACGGACAATCCGAATATCCCTTTGTGATCACGCAAAACAAGCCTGGCAACAAAGTAGATATCGTTTTCCCCAAAGACGCAGCAACGGGTGAACCAGTGGCGCCGTCGCCGAGCAAGTAA
- a CDS encoding branched-chain amino acid ABC transporter permease has protein sequence MDAVEYLDLLLKSLLLAGVYAAMAVGMTVIYGVMKIVNLAHAGFLMLGAYFALEMFQRFHVDPILGSIIALPVFFVFGMAVHWLLIRWLPKSDTPTLASLLLMFGFWLVLQNIAYLVWGNEDQSILTPLTLSSVQIGQISIPKVNLVVFAAAVFCMAVLQIVFHRSWFGRSMRALIQNPYAAQIVGVDDQKTARLTFGLGAAFAGFAGGLLGMLFSFSPDFGRPFLLRSFVIIVLGGLESVSGVAMGAILLAILETFGINVPLPVYWHGWSFHYLPPSYQQVIPFALLVVVLLILPKGLSSLFSRKWKAA, from the coding sequence ATGGATGCTGTCGAGTATCTCGACCTGCTGTTGAAATCCCTGCTGCTGGCCGGAGTGTATGCGGCGATGGCAGTAGGGATGACCGTGATCTACGGGGTCATGAAAATCGTGAACCTGGCGCATGCCGGGTTCCTGATGCTGGGAGCGTACTTTGCCCTGGAAATGTTTCAGCGCTTCCACGTTGATCCGATTCTTGGCTCAATAATCGCCCTGCCGGTTTTCTTTGTTTTTGGGATGGCGGTGCATTGGCTCCTGATCCGGTGGCTTCCCAAGTCGGATACCCCGACACTCGCGTCGCTCCTGCTGATGTTTGGATTCTGGCTTGTCCTGCAAAATATTGCTTACCTGGTATGGGGCAATGAAGACCAATCGATTCTTACGCCGCTCACGCTTTCTTCTGTGCAGATCGGCCAGATCTCAATTCCCAAGGTAAATCTGGTGGTATTTGCGGCGGCAGTTTTTTGCATGGCCGTCCTGCAGATTGTGTTTCACCGCAGCTGGTTTGGCAGGTCCATGCGCGCTCTGATTCAAAATCCATATGCCGCGCAGATCGTCGGCGTTGACGATCAAAAAACTGCGCGGCTTACCTTTGGCCTGGGAGCCGCCTTCGCAGGATTTGCAGGCGGGTTGCTTGGCATGCTTTTCTCATTTAGCCCCGACTTTGGCCGGCCTTTTCTCTTGCGGTCCTTTGTGATCATCGTCCTTGGCGGCCTGGAATCAGTTTCCGGGGTTGCGATGGGAGCAATCCTGCTGGCGATCCTGGAAACGTTTGGAATCAACGTGCCACTGCCGGTTTACTGGCACGGATGGTCTTTCCATTACCTGCCTCCAAGCTACCAGCAGGTAATCCCGTTCGCGTTATTGGTTGTGGTTCTGCTGATTTTGCCGAAAGGCCTCTCCAGCCTGTTCAGCCGGAAATGGAAAGCCGCATGA
- a CDS encoding branched-chain amino acid ABC transporter permease, with amino-acid sequence MTRPSGVLGWLKIILPWLLLAFLLLLPKTNPSDNLIRLLFITAVWTTTSLGWNLLGGMAGQVSFGFAVFFGLGAYTTALLMHAGHSPYFGFIGGAAIAMLASFLIGLPTFRLRGPYFVIATIGVTEAVRVIMNNLDVTGGSSGYRITENQPFSPDEHYYSAIAAVALAVLVSTAIANSKFGLALRAIKQDEDAAADLGVNPYTTKLWVHAIAAGLTGIAGGIYARRAAFFYPGDVFAFSTGISILLMPVIGGIGTVWGPVLGGVIYGMVEEQISVKFPNLHLLIYGSLLIVIILLEPDGLLGLLRRLFRLLRRKSEDSGSPGADQVLWGRGGVEGREL; translated from the coding sequence ATGACGCGGCCTTCCGGGGTTCTTGGCTGGCTCAAAATTATTCTGCCGTGGCTGTTGCTGGCTTTCCTGCTGTTGCTGCCTAAAACCAATCCCAGCGACAATCTCATCCGGTTGTTGTTTATCACCGCGGTATGGACAACCACCAGCCTGGGTTGGAACCTGCTTGGCGGCATGGCGGGCCAGGTTTCGTTTGGATTTGCCGTCTTCTTTGGATTGGGCGCATACACCACGGCGCTGCTCATGCATGCCGGACACAGCCCGTATTTCGGGTTCATTGGCGGCGCGGCCATTGCCATGCTGGCCTCGTTCCTGATTGGCCTGCCTACGTTCCGACTGCGCGGCCCTTATTTCGTCATCGCCACCATTGGCGTGACTGAAGCTGTCCGCGTGATCATGAATAATCTGGATGTCACCGGAGGATCCAGCGGCTACCGCATTACGGAAAACCAGCCTTTCAGTCCGGACGAGCATTATTATTCCGCGATTGCGGCAGTGGCGCTGGCCGTGCTGGTTTCCACGGCCATCGCCAACAGCAAGTTTGGACTCGCGCTTCGCGCCATCAAGCAGGATGAAGATGCCGCCGCCGATCTTGGGGTGAATCCGTACACAACCAAGCTTTGGGTCCATGCGATTGCCGCAGGGCTAACCGGCATTGCTGGTGGCATCTACGCTCGGCGCGCAGCATTCTTTTATCCCGGAGACGTCTTCGCTTTCTCGACCGGCATTTCTATTCTGCTCATGCCGGTGATTGGCGGCATTGGCACCGTCTGGGGGCCGGTGCTGGGCGGCGTAATATACGGCATGGTTGAAGAGCAGATATCAGTGAAATTTCCCAATCTTCACCTGCTGATTTATGGTTCACTATTAATAGTGATCATCTTGCTGGAGCCTGATGGCCTGCTGGGTCTCTTGCGGCGTCTTTTCCGGCTGTTGAGGAGAAAAAGTGAAGATTCTGGAAGTCCAGGCGCTGACCAAGTACTTTGGGGGCGTGGCGGCGTTGAAGGACGTGAGCTTTGA
- a CDS encoding ABC transporter ATP-binding protein — MLEVQALTKYFGGVAALKDVSFDIPEKQICGFIGPNGAGKTTLFSLITGAVRPSGGQIHFHGKDVTGMDAASLVKKGVARTHQVVRPFKAMTVLENVQLAVHYGRLAVTRTSIAKERAMETLKLVGLDHKAHILASAISLGEQKRLEVARALATMPELLLLDEICGGLTGAETRAMMGLIQRLRESGTTIMYVEHDMKAIMSVCDRITVLNFGRKLAEGKPEDIQNDPSVIEAYLGKTDFGENARG; from the coding sequence ATTCTGGAAGTCCAGGCGCTGACCAAGTACTTTGGGGGCGTGGCGGCGTTGAAGGACGTGAGCTTTGATATCCCGGAAAAGCAGATATGTGGTTTCATCGGCCCCAATGGAGCGGGCAAGACAACGCTTTTCAGCCTGATTACCGGCGCGGTCCGTCCCTCCGGCGGCCAGATACATTTTCACGGCAAAGATGTCACCGGCATGGACGCAGCTTCCCTAGTGAAAAAGGGCGTGGCGCGGACCCATCAGGTGGTCCGTCCGTTCAAAGCGATGACAGTCCTTGAAAATGTGCAGTTGGCCGTGCACTATGGCCGCCTTGCGGTAACGCGAACTTCCATCGCCAAAGAACGCGCCATGGAAACCTTGAAACTGGTTGGGCTTGACCATAAGGCGCATATCCTTGCGTCCGCAATCTCCCTGGGAGAACAAAAGCGGCTGGAAGTTGCGCGAGCGCTGGCCACAATGCCTGAACTGTTATTGCTGGATGAGATTTGCGGTGGCCTTACCGGCGCAGAAACCCGCGCCATGATGGGCTTAATTCAACGCTTACGCGAAAGCGGCACCACGATTATGTATGTGGAGCATGACATGAAAGCGATCATGTCCGTTTGCGATCGCATCACCGTGCTGAATTTTGGCCGCAAGCTGGCCGAGGGCAAGCCGGAAGACATTCAGAACGATCCCTCAGTAATTGAAGCTTATCTGGGAAAAACCGATTTCGGGGAAAATGCGCGTGGCTGA
- a CDS encoding ABC transporter ATP-binding protein yields MRVAEPQTDVKQSDQLLVAEGLEVSYGTTQVLWGVSFSVAKGKVTCIIGSNGAGKTTSLNTVAGMLRTKKGRLLLNGDDITSLSPRDRVRRHISLVPEGRQLWPGMSVEENLLMGCFLRQFRPKAHPGLERIYGLFPRLKERRHQMAGTLSGGEQQMCAIGRGLMSEPQLLMLDEPSLGLAPKLVDEIFEFITNIAHQGVTILLVGQNVNYTLQISHYGYVMETGRITLEGPTEMLMNNEFVRRAYLGIAEETPSA; encoded by the coding sequence ATGCGCGTGGCTGAGCCGCAGACTGACGTAAAACAAAGCGACCAGCTCCTGGTGGCCGAAGGCCTTGAAGTAAGCTATGGCACGACCCAGGTACTGTGGGGCGTTTCATTTTCAGTGGCCAAGGGCAAGGTTACATGCATCATTGGATCCAATGGCGCTGGGAAGACGACTTCCCTGAATACCGTTGCCGGCATGCTTCGAACAAAAAAGGGCCGGCTGCTGCTCAATGGCGATGACATTACTTCTCTTTCTCCTCGTGATCGAGTCCGCCGCCACATCAGCCTGGTGCCTGAAGGCCGCCAGCTTTGGCCTGGAATGTCCGTAGAAGAAAATCTCCTGATGGGATGTTTCCTCCGCCAGTTCCGCCCCAAAGCGCATCCTGGTCTTGAGCGGATCTACGGACTTTTTCCCCGGCTGAAAGAACGCCGCCACCAGATGGCCGGCACGCTTTCCGGAGGCGAACAGCAGATGTGCGCCATCGGGCGCGGTCTGATGTCAGAGCCGCAACTACTCATGCTCGATGAGCCTTCGCTGGGATTAGCGCCCAAACTTGTCGACGAGATTTTTGAATTCATCACCAACATTGCGCACCAGGGCGTCACGATTCTTCTGGTGGGGCAAAACGTGAATTACACTCTGCAAATTTCACATTACGGCTATGTCATGGAAACCGGCCGCATTACATTGGAAGGTCCGACGGAAATGCTGATGAACAATGAATTCGTACGCCGCGCCTACCTCGGCATCGCGGAGGAAACTCCCTCCGCCTAG
- a CDS encoding NUDIX hydrolase encodes MATSIAPIAPVDPPVIKAAGGILQRSTPRGDEVMVVYRKRHQDWTLPRGKVKDGESFQEAAMREVEDETGCSCRIGNYLGTISYSDNGVPKVVLFWKMTLVEEKGSRNNEQIGEALWLPVPAAIERLTHAQEKALLSRVGSIPKQSEIPAATAVPAQSHVATAASHVAATRPEIAKNLSVETHHAHSRLLRECEAFRVELGFLERRSLRPDNYWAIAAHEQLNNVLRCLESDDIEGGWFGLHAAQRYAVFGMNQIELANRAHVLREESLKINSWRAAAMEGLLSGPEDQLSAENVADAIALRNEDFSDRHVKTRIIGYRLRMLLIVCGLVAVAAAPFIFLPGRMPMVAAVLFFGLLGSAVCSAHSLIAGRNEAAASNLFITLAPVLFGALAGLCGYAIYEYMPSITFHSGDRHISAVMGLAFLFGCLGQRLLARVGGGRKRKIA; translated from the coding sequence ATGGCGACATCGATTGCTCCGATTGCTCCGGTAGATCCGCCGGTTATCAAAGCCGCCGGCGGCATTCTGCAGCGCAGTACTCCTCGTGGCGATGAAGTGATGGTGGTTTACCGCAAGCGCCATCAGGATTGGACGCTTCCCCGCGGCAAAGTGAAAGATGGCGAGTCCTTTCAGGAAGCGGCCATGCGCGAAGTGGAGGATGAAACCGGCTGCTCCTGCCGCATCGGCAACTATCTGGGTACGATCAGCTATTCAGATAATGGCGTGCCCAAGGTCGTGCTGTTCTGGAAAATGACGCTGGTGGAAGAAAAAGGTAGCAGGAACAATGAGCAAATTGGTGAAGCGCTGTGGCTCCCGGTTCCCGCCGCCATTGAACGGTTGACCCATGCTCAGGAAAAAGCGCTGCTCTCTCGCGTGGGAAGCATTCCGAAACAATCAGAAATACCAGCCGCGACTGCTGTGCCCGCGCAAAGCCATGTTGCAACAGCGGCGAGCCATGTAGCGGCCACAAGGCCCGAGATCGCCAAGAACCTCTCCGTGGAGACCCACCATGCGCATTCGCGTTTGCTGCGTGAATGCGAAGCTTTCCGCGTGGAACTTGGATTCCTTGAGCGCCGCAGCTTGCGCCCTGATAACTATTGGGCTATCGCAGCGCATGAACAGCTCAATAACGTATTGCGCTGCCTTGAAAGCGACGACATTGAAGGCGGTTGGTTCGGCTTGCATGCGGCGCAGCGTTACGCCGTCTTTGGAATGAACCAGATCGAGCTTGCCAATCGCGCGCATGTTCTGCGCGAGGAATCTCTGAAAATCAACTCCTGGCGCGCCGCAGCCATGGAGGGATTACTCTCCGGTCCTGAAGATCAGCTTAGCGCCGAGAACGTGGCCGATGCCATTGCCCTACGTAATGAAGATTTCAGCGACCGCCACGTCAAAACCCGGATCATTGGCTACCGCCTTCGCATGCTCTTGATCGTCTGTGGATTAGTGGCGGTGGCGGCAGCTCCTTTCATCTTCCTTCCCGGACGCATGCCAATGGTTGCCGCCGTGCTGTTCTTCGGCCTGCTCGGTTCTGCGGTTTGCTCGGCACATTCGCTGATTGCCGGACGAAACGAGGCCGCGGCTTCCAATTTATTTATCACTCTTGCGCCAGTTCTGTTTGGCGCGCTCGCGGGACTGTGCGGCTACGCTATTTATGAATACATGCCTTCCATCACATTCCACTCCGGCGACCGCCACATCAGCGCCGTGATGGGCCTGGCTTTTCTTTTCGGCTGCCTGGGACAGCGCCTGCTCGCCCGTGTAGGTGGTGGACGCAAGCGCAAAATCGCCTAA
- a CDS encoding amino acid permease gives MLSRSPRLRFVRVSDKLNSPTPQANSGSAQSLARRLGLFDATMLVMGGIIGTGIFMNPYVVAQRVHTAALVLGAWLVGGCIALLGGFIWAELADRMPTAGGQYAYLRDAYHPLVSFLYGWVLLLVIQTGGMAAVTVTFSRYFLELTGWHAGEWQIAFVALALLTVINCMGVRAGGTVQSGLMILKIAAIALLVFAGAFLVHGHVQWKPVLDQPVSGGLFSSFGAAMVPVVFAFGGWHTATFASAEMKDPRRDLPRALIMGVIAVALLYVSVNYVCVHALGVFTLANTPAPASAVMRLALGQRGATIIALAIAISTLGFLSQSVLTAPRVYFAMANDRLFFRQLAWIHPRTQAPVVAIAIQSVWTMVILLTGSYDKILNYVTSMDVLFWALTAGSLFILRQRNPARSAFSMPGHPFTTVLFCAVCLAVVGNTLYTYPENTLIGVAILVAGVPMYYIWRRTLRA, from the coding sequence ATGCTTTCCCGTTCGCCTCGCTTAAGATTCGTTCGGGTCTCGGACAAATTGAACTCACCCACTCCTCAGGCCAACTCGGGTTCGGCACAATCTCTGGCTCGCCGGCTCGGCTTGTTCGACGCCACCATGCTGGTGATGGGCGGCATCATTGGCACGGGAATCTTCATGAATCCATATGTCGTCGCCCAGCGCGTTCACACGGCGGCTTTAGTTCTGGGCGCATGGCTGGTGGGCGGCTGCATTGCGCTCCTGGGAGGCTTCATCTGGGCGGAACTTGCGGACCGCATGCCCACCGCCGGCGGCCAATATGCTTATTTGCGCGATGCCTATCATCCTCTGGTCTCATTTCTCTATGGCTGGGTGTTGCTGCTGGTGATCCAGACCGGCGGAATGGCCGCCGTAACAGTAACCTTCTCGCGTTACTTTCTCGAACTCACCGGATGGCACGCCGGTGAATGGCAAATTGCCTTCGTCGCGCTAGCTCTGCTCACGGTAATCAACTGCATGGGCGTGCGCGCGGGCGGAACGGTCCAGAGCGGGCTCATGATCCTGAAGATTGCGGCCATTGCTTTGCTCGTATTTGCCGGAGCTTTCCTGGTCCATGGGCATGTCCAATGGAAACCTGTTCTGGACCAGCCCGTTTCTGGTGGATTGTTCTCGTCCTTTGGAGCGGCCATGGTCCCGGTGGTCTTTGCCTTTGGCGGATGGCACACAGCCACTTTTGCCTCGGCGGAAATGAAAGACCCGCGTCGTGATCTGCCTCGCGCTTTGATCATGGGCGTGATTGCGGTTGCGCTCCTCTACGTTTCAGTCAATTATGTCTGCGTGCACGCGCTCGGAGTGTTTACTCTGGCGAACACGCCCGCGCCGGCCTCTGCTGTTATGCGGTTGGCGCTGGGACAACGCGGCGCAACCATCATCGCGCTCGCTATCGCAATTTCCACTCTGGGATTTCTCAGCCAGAGCGTTTTGACCGCGCCGCGCGTTTACTTTGCCATGGCCAATGACCGGCTCTTCTTTCGACAGCTGGCGTGGATCCATCCACGAACTCAAGCGCCGGTGGTGGCCATCGCAATACAAAGCGTCTGGACCATGGTGATCCTGCTGACCGGCAGCTATGACAAGATCCTGAATTACGTCACCTCCATGGACGTACTTTTCTGGGCGCTTACCGCCGGCTCTCTCTTCATTCTTCGCCAACGCAATCCAGCGCGATCAGCATTTTCCATGCCCGGACATCCCTTCACCACTGTGCTCTTCTGCGCGGTTTGCCTGGCCGTAGTCGGCAATACGCTGTACACGTACCCAGAAAATACATTGATCGGCGTGGCAATTCTGGTAGCCGGTGTCCCCATGTATTACATTTGGAGACGGACCTTACGCGCATGA
- a CDS encoding pyridoxal phosphate-dependent aminotransferase: protein MTYSRSTAHSPYMDWAKLHSAAKFNLATSGVANFLLAKLGVTIDQLEINGPSIYGYEPLLQAIARRYRIAQECVVSAVGTSLANYLALAATTEPGDEILVEQPTYELILSTAKYLGLAIKRFPRRAENHFAIDPADLERNLTPRTRLIVICNLHNPTGSLVLDDTLREIGNLAAKVGARVLVDEVYREMLFESSPASSFHINPERFIVTNSLTKAYGLSGLRCGWVLASPELARRMFRINDLHGATFAHPAELLSVIALQKLPQIAAEMKSMLDTNRRLLHSFLLKRDDLDYFWPEYGTVVFPRLKNGNVDSLCQLLRNDFETSVVPGSFFEDPNRFRMGVGIPTESVQAALPQLERGLNSYRASLQVSA, encoded by the coding sequence ATGACATATTCCAGAAGCACAGCCCATTCTCCTTACATGGATTGGGCCAAACTGCATTCAGCGGCAAAATTCAATCTTGCCACCAGCGGCGTGGCCAACTTTCTCTTAGCGAAACTTGGCGTGACCATTGACCAGTTGGAAATCAACGGCCCCTCGATCTATGGATACGAGCCGCTGCTTCAGGCGATCGCGCGCCGATATCGTATAGCCCAGGAATGCGTGGTCAGCGCCGTGGGAACGTCATTGGCAAATTACCTTGCGCTGGCCGCCACCACTGAGCCCGGCGATGAAATCCTGGTCGAGCAGCCCACCTACGAACTGATTCTCAGCACCGCAAAATATCTGGGTCTTGCGATCAAGCGATTCCCGCGCCGCGCAGAAAATCATTTCGCCATCGATCCGGCCGACTTGGAACGCAATCTCACTCCGCGCACGCGCCTGATCGTCATCTGCAACCTTCACAATCCAACCGGCTCTCTTGTCCTCGACGACACGCTGCGCGAAATTGGAAACCTTGCTGCCAAAGTCGGCGCGCGCGTTCTGGTGGACGAGGTTTACCGCGAGATGTTGTTTGAATCATCGCCTGCCAGCTCATTCCATATCAATCCTGAGCGCTTCATCGTTACCAACAGCCTCACCAAAGCCTACGGACTAAGCGGGCTGCGCTGCGGTTGGGTGCTGGCTTCACCAGAACTTGCCCGGCGCATGTTCCGCATCAATGATCTGCACGGCGCAACATTTGCTCATCCCGCTGAGCTGCTCAGCGTCATCGCTCTGCAAAAACTTCCACAAATCGCCGCCGAAATGAAATCCATGCTCGATACTAACCGTCGACTCTTGCATAGCTTCCTGCTCAAGCGCGACGATCTGGATTACTTCTGGCCGGAATACGGGACCGTTGTCTTCCCTCGCCTGAAAAATGGGAATGTTGATTCCCTTTGCCAGTTACTGCGCAACGATTTTGAAACCAGCGTGGTTCCCGGCAGCTTCTTTGAGGATCCAAACCGGTTCAGAATGGGCGTCGGTATACCCACTGAATCTGTTCAGGCAGCCTTGCCGCAATTAGAGCGAGGTCTGAACAGCTACCGCGCGTCCTTACAAGTCAGCGCCTAG
- a CDS encoding DoxX family protein, translating into MNALKKFEPTAYATLRIVFGFLFACHGASKVLTVFGGHRPNDVLGWTGAGIELVCGLLILIGLLTPLAAFLASGEMAVAYFMVHQPRGFPPLKNGGELAVIYCFVALFIACCGAGKWGVDKG; encoded by the coding sequence ATGAACGCTCTCAAGAAATTTGAACCAACTGCATACGCCACGCTACGAATCGTGTTTGGATTCCTGTTTGCCTGCCACGGAGCAAGCAAAGTGCTTACCGTGTTTGGCGGCCACAGACCCAATGATGTCCTGGGCTGGACCGGCGCTGGGATTGAGTTGGTATGCGGACTGCTCATCCTGATTGGATTACTTACACCGCTGGCTGCTTTCCTGGCCAGCGGCGAAATGGCGGTCGCTTATTTTATGGTGCACCAGCCAAGAGGTTTTCCCCCGCTGAAAAATGGCGGCGAGCTGGCAGTGATCTATTGCTTTGTCGCGCTGTTTATCGCCTGCTGCGGCGCTGGCAAATGGGGAGTGGACAAAGGCTGA